The following are encoded in a window of Panthera leo isolate Ple1 chromosome B2, P.leo_Ple1_pat1.1, whole genome shotgun sequence genomic DNA:
- the TAF8 gene encoding transcription initiation factor TFIID subunit 8 isoform X3, with amino-acid sequence MADTAATAGAGGSGTRSGSKQSTNPADNYHLARRRTLQVVVSSLLTEAGFESAEKASVETLTEMLQSYISEIGRSAKSYCEHTARTQPTLSDIVVTLVEMGFNVDTLPAYAKRSQRMVITAPPVTNQPVTPKALTAGQNRPHPPHIPSHFPEFPDPHTYIKTPTYREPVSDYQVLREKAASQRRDVERALTRFMAKTGETQSLFKDDVSTFPLIAARPFTIPYLTALLPSELEMQQMEETDSSEQDEQTDTENLPLHISTIKETTACQYADGNDLVERKSGCRKEGNILE; translated from the exons ATGGCCGACACGGCGGCCACTGCCGGGGCCGGTGGCTCCGGAACG AGATCAGGAAGTAAACAGTCCACTAATCCTGCTGATAACTACCATCTGGCCCGGAGGCGAACCCTTCAGGTGGTCGTGAGCTCCTTGTTGACAGAGGCAGGGTTTGAGAGTGCCGAGAAAGCATCTGTGGAAACATTGACAGAGATGTTGCAGAGCT ACATTTCAGAAATTGGGAGGAGCGCCAAGTCCTACTGTGAGCACACAGCCCGGACCCAGCCCACACTGTCAGATATTGTGGTCACGCTGGTCGAGATGG GTTTCAACGTGGACACTCTCCCTGCCTATGCAAAACGGTCTCAGAGGATGGTCATCACTGCCC CTCCAGTGACCAATCAACCAGTGACCCCCAAGGCCCTCACTGCGGGGCAGAACCGACCCCACCCGCCGCACATCCCCAGCCATTTTCCCGAGTTCCCTGACCCTCACACCTACATCAAAACTCCG ACGTACCGCGAGCCCGTGTCAGACTACCAGGTCCTACGGGAGAAGGCTGCGTCCCAGAGACGAGACGTGGAGCGGGCACTCACCCGTTTTATGGCAAAGACAGGCGAGACCCAGAGTCTCTTCAAAGACGACGTCAGCACGTTTCCAT TGATCGCTGCCAGGCCTTTCACCATCCCCTACCTGACAGCCCTCCTTCCTTCGGAGCTGGAGATGCAACAGATGGAAGAGACGGATTCCTCGGAGCAGGATGAGCAGACAGACACCGAGAACCTCCCTCTGCACATCAGCACG atTAAAGAAACAACAGCATGTCAGTACGCTGATGGGAATGATCTGGTAGAGAGGAAAAGTGGatgcaggaaagaaggaaacattttggAGTGA
- the TAF8 gene encoding transcription initiation factor TFIID subunit 8 isoform X4 — protein sequence MADTAATAGAGGSGTRSGSKQSTNPADNYHLARRRTLQVVVSSLLTEAGFESAEKASVETLTEMLQSYISEIGRSAKSYCEHTARTQPTLSDIVVTLVEMGFNVDTLPAYAKRSQRMVITAPPVTNQPVTPKALTAGQNRPHPPHIPSHFPEFPDPHTYIKTPTYREPVSDYQVLREKAASQRRDVERALTRFMAKTGETQSLFKDDVSTFPLIAARPFTIPYLTALLPSELEMQQMEETDSSEQDEQTDTENLPLHISTAACP from the exons ATGGCCGACACGGCGGCCACTGCCGGGGCCGGTGGCTCCGGAACG AGATCAGGAAGTAAACAGTCCACTAATCCTGCTGATAACTACCATCTGGCCCGGAGGCGAACCCTTCAGGTGGTCGTGAGCTCCTTGTTGACAGAGGCAGGGTTTGAGAGTGCCGAGAAAGCATCTGTGGAAACATTGACAGAGATGTTGCAGAGCT ACATTTCAGAAATTGGGAGGAGCGCCAAGTCCTACTGTGAGCACACAGCCCGGACCCAGCCCACACTGTCAGATATTGTGGTCACGCTGGTCGAGATGG GTTTCAACGTGGACACTCTCCCTGCCTATGCAAAACGGTCTCAGAGGATGGTCATCACTGCCC CTCCAGTGACCAATCAACCAGTGACCCCCAAGGCCCTCACTGCGGGGCAGAACCGACCCCACCCGCCGCACATCCCCAGCCATTTTCCCGAGTTCCCTGACCCTCACACCTACATCAAAACTCCG ACGTACCGCGAGCCCGTGTCAGACTACCAGGTCCTACGGGAGAAGGCTGCGTCCCAGAGACGAGACGTGGAGCGGGCACTCACCCGTTTTATGGCAAAGACAGGCGAGACCCAGAGTCTCTTCAAAGACGACGTCAGCACGTTTCCAT TGATCGCTGCCAGGCCTTTCACCATCCCCTACCTGACAGCCCTCCTTCCTTCGGAGCTGGAGATGCAACAGATGGAAGAGACGGATTCCTCGGAGCAGGATGAGCAGACAGACACCGAGAACCTCCCTCTGCACATCAGCACG GCTGCCTGTCCCTGA
- the TAF8 gene encoding transcription initiation factor TFIID subunit 8 isoform X1: MADTAATAGAGGSGTRSGSKQSTNPADNYHLARRRTLQVVVSSLLTEAGFESAEKASVETLTEMLQSYISEIGRSAKSYCEHTARTQPTLSDIVVTLVEMGFNVDTLPAYAKRSQRMVITAPPVTNQPVTPKALTAGQNRPHPPHIPSHFPEFPDPHTYIKTPTYREPVSDYQVLREKAASQRRDVERALTRFMAKTGETQSLFKDDVSTFPLIAARPFTIPYLTALLPSELEMQQMEETDSSEQDEQTDTENLPLHISTDDSGAEKENTSVLQQNPSLSGSRNGEENIIDNPYLRPVKKPKIRRKKSLS; this comes from the exons ATGGCCGACACGGCGGCCACTGCCGGGGCCGGTGGCTCCGGAACG AGATCAGGAAGTAAACAGTCCACTAATCCTGCTGATAACTACCATCTGGCCCGGAGGCGAACCCTTCAGGTGGTCGTGAGCTCCTTGTTGACAGAGGCAGGGTTTGAGAGTGCCGAGAAAGCATCTGTGGAAACATTGACAGAGATGTTGCAGAGCT ACATTTCAGAAATTGGGAGGAGCGCCAAGTCCTACTGTGAGCACACAGCCCGGACCCAGCCCACACTGTCAGATATTGTGGTCACGCTGGTCGAGATGG GTTTCAACGTGGACACTCTCCCTGCCTATGCAAAACGGTCTCAGAGGATGGTCATCACTGCCC CTCCAGTGACCAATCAACCAGTGACCCCCAAGGCCCTCACTGCGGGGCAGAACCGACCCCACCCGCCGCACATCCCCAGCCATTTTCCCGAGTTCCCTGACCCTCACACCTACATCAAAACTCCG ACGTACCGCGAGCCCGTGTCAGACTACCAGGTCCTACGGGAGAAGGCTGCGTCCCAGAGACGAGACGTGGAGCGGGCACTCACCCGTTTTATGGCAAAGACAGGCGAGACCCAGAGTCTCTTCAAAGACGACGTCAGCACGTTTCCAT TGATCGCTGCCAGGCCTTTCACCATCCCCTACCTGACAGCCCTCCTTCCTTCGGAGCTGGAGATGCAACAGATGGAAGAGACGGATTCCTCGGAGCAGGATGAGCAGACAGACACCGAGAACCTCCCTCTGCACATCAGCACG GATGATTCTGGAGCCGAGAAGGAGAACACCTCTGTCCTGCAGCAGAACCCCTCCTTGTCGGGAAGCCGGAATGGGGAGGAGAACATCATCGATAACCCTTATCTGCGACCTGTGAAGAAACCCAAGATTCGCAGGAAGAA GTCCCTCTCGTGA
- the TAF8 gene encoding transcription initiation factor TFIID subunit 8 isoform X2, whose product MADTAATAGAGGSGTRSGSKQSTNPADNYHLARRRTLQVVVSSLLTEAGFESAEKASVETLTEMLQSYISEIGRSAKSYCEHTARTQPTLSDIVVTLVEMGFNVDTLPAYAKRSQRMVITAPPVTNQPVTPKALTAGQNRPHPPHIPSHFPEFPDPHTYIKTPTYREPVSDYQVLREKAASQRRDVERALTRFMAKTGETQSLFKDDVSTFPLIAARPFTIPYLTALLPSELEMQQMEETDSSEQDEQTDTENLPLHISTDDSGAEKENTSVLQQNPSLSGSRNGEENIIDNPYLRPVKKPKIRRKK is encoded by the exons ATGGCCGACACGGCGGCCACTGCCGGGGCCGGTGGCTCCGGAACG AGATCAGGAAGTAAACAGTCCACTAATCCTGCTGATAACTACCATCTGGCCCGGAGGCGAACCCTTCAGGTGGTCGTGAGCTCCTTGTTGACAGAGGCAGGGTTTGAGAGTGCCGAGAAAGCATCTGTGGAAACATTGACAGAGATGTTGCAGAGCT ACATTTCAGAAATTGGGAGGAGCGCCAAGTCCTACTGTGAGCACACAGCCCGGACCCAGCCCACACTGTCAGATATTGTGGTCACGCTGGTCGAGATGG GTTTCAACGTGGACACTCTCCCTGCCTATGCAAAACGGTCTCAGAGGATGGTCATCACTGCCC CTCCAGTGACCAATCAACCAGTGACCCCCAAGGCCCTCACTGCGGGGCAGAACCGACCCCACCCGCCGCACATCCCCAGCCATTTTCCCGAGTTCCCTGACCCTCACACCTACATCAAAACTCCG ACGTACCGCGAGCCCGTGTCAGACTACCAGGTCCTACGGGAGAAGGCTGCGTCCCAGAGACGAGACGTGGAGCGGGCACTCACCCGTTTTATGGCAAAGACAGGCGAGACCCAGAGTCTCTTCAAAGACGACGTCAGCACGTTTCCAT TGATCGCTGCCAGGCCTTTCACCATCCCCTACCTGACAGCCCTCCTTCCTTCGGAGCTGGAGATGCAACAGATGGAAGAGACGGATTCCTCGGAGCAGGATGAGCAGACAGACACCGAGAACCTCCCTCTGCACATCAGCACG GATGATTCTGGAGCCGAGAAGGAGAACACCTCTGTCCTGCAGCAGAACCCCTCCTTGTCGGGAAGCCGGAATGGGGAGGAGAACATCATCGATAACCCTTATCTGCGACCTGTGAAGAAACCCAAGATTCGCAGGAAGAAGTGA